A window from uncultured Desulfobacter sp. encodes these proteins:
- the mgtE gene encoding magnesium transporter, with protein sequence MQKEQIQILETSITRLLRRGANKQLLNIIKKTHMADLSIVLENLTPLNQEKLINLLDNPEDIGLLFSHLPETTFVALVKFIDFNKLVNVFDRMPSDDAAELLGCLDEELSDNILSKMQKEESYNVEQIMSYDEDTAGSLMVKDYVALEEDIKAKEVIEALQNKYLDVEMPFYIYVINSYGKLVGVSSLRQLVVESPNRPLKEFMATDIVSVKPYTDREVVAQLVSRYDYLAIPVTDDDNRIIGIVTVDDVIDILHETATEDMLKMGGVGEEYVETQTIIKGTMIRMPWLLASCLGGIANSFIIGGFESTLAKYTGLVAFIPIIMGMGGNIGTQSATIMVRGIAMGRVNIRDFTKMLTKELGVGFILGVLYGTLIGSVAKLRFMTDPFSWAVASSVSIAIVAAMSVAALVGTTVPLVFERLNIDPAVATGPFVTTFMDLSSIYCYFTISKILLGL encoded by the coding sequence ATGCAAAAAGAACAAATTCAGATACTTGAGACCAGCATCACAAGATTATTGCGCCGGGGGGCCAACAAGCAGCTGCTCAATATCATAAAAAAAACCCACATGGCAGACCTGTCCATTGTTCTGGAAAATCTGACCCCTCTCAATCAGGAAAAGCTGATCAATCTGCTGGACAACCCCGAGGATATTGGTCTGCTCTTTTCCCACCTGCCGGAAACAACCTTTGTGGCGCTGGTCAAATTCATAGATTTCAATAAGCTGGTGAATGTTTTTGACCGCATGCCCTCGGATGATGCGGCTGAGTTACTCGGGTGTCTGGACGAAGAACTGTCCGACAATATTCTGTCCAAAATGCAAAAGGAAGAGTCATACAATGTAGAACAAATCATGAGCTATGACGAAGATACCGCCGGCAGCCTCATGGTCAAGGATTACGTTGCCCTGGAAGAAGACATCAAGGCCAAGGAGGTCATTGAAGCATTACAAAACAAGTACCTGGATGTTGAAATGCCCTTTTATATCTATGTCATAAACTCTTACGGCAAACTTGTGGGGGTCAGCTCACTTCGCCAGTTGGTAGTGGAGTCTCCGAACAGGCCCCTCAAGGAGTTCATGGCCACGGATATTGTTTCTGTTAAACCCTACACGGACCGGGAAGTCGTTGCCCAGCTGGTGTCCCGCTACGACTATCTGGCCATTCCTGTTACAGATGATGATAACCGGATCATCGGCATTGTCACGGTGGATGACGTCATAGATATTCTGCACGAAACGGCCACAGAAGATATGTTGAAGATGGGCGGCGTGGGTGAGGAGTATGTGGAAACCCAGACGATCATCAAAGGGACCATGATTCGGATGCCGTGGCTGCTGGCGAGCTGTCTGGGCGGCATTGCAAACTCTTTTATCATTGGCGGGTTTGAATCCACCCTGGCAAAATACACAGGACTTGTTGCCTTTATTCCCATCATCATGGGCATGGGCGGCAATATCGGCACCCAGAGCGCCACGATTATGGTGCGGGGTATTGCCATGGGCCGGGTGAATATCCGGGATTTCACAAAAATGCTGACCAAGGAACTGGGCGTCGGATTTATTCTGGGGGTGCTTTACGGCACCCTGATCGGTTCTGTGGCCAAGCTCAGATTTATGACAGACCCCTTTTCATGGGCTGTCGCTTCAAGTGTCAGCATTGCCATTGTTGCAGCCATGAGTGTTGCAGCACTTGTGGGAACGACCGTGCCGCTCGTTTTTGAAAGGCTTAATATTGATCCGGCCGTTGCCACAGGACCGTTTGTTACAACGTTTATGGACCTTTCCAGTATTTACTGTTACTTTACGATCTCAAAAATTTTGCTTGGGCTCTGA
- a CDS encoding ribbon-helix-helix protein, CopG family yields MVKIKKVNTSLRLDKKMLKEFKILAIEKETSIQAIIETLILEYIEKNKENRSTESFIPNE; encoded by the coding sequence ATGGTGAAAATAAAAAAGGTCAATACATCTTTAAGGCTGGACAAAAAAATGCTCAAGGAGTTTAAGATTCTGGCCATTGAAAAAGAGACCAGCATCCAGGCCATTATTGAAACGTTGATTCTTGAATACATTGAAAAGAACAAGGAAAACCGAAGCACGGAGTCTTTTATCCCCAACGAATAA
- a CDS encoding sigma-54-dependent Fis family transcriptional regulator, translating to MKKNPGPDLAGHDILGQTSRIPADMMWLLAFSRLCNRAMLHAGDSTELMDAIVSAVENQTPYHSVCFKSVGPREPGSGKDDMGTLKTDVDTELPKPVQERLGLKGGTTAAAFYFPIHNTCEQAVNCLVLYVPGGYVPGALEIGVLEVLSADLGKTLHRLNKDKGVEDRILELTRQKEMYHSVFENTGTGTIIIDPDMLILYVNAKFMDLVGLERHEIENRMRWSQFVVPGDNEMMQNYHYGRRKGRDGIPTEYECRIFAKSGDIRYIDMKVGMIPGTGKSIASFMDITKRKLAENRLRQSEARLSDIIRTFEGLIYTTSEDYRVEFMNDALQEKAGRSGVGEKCYRVVHGLESPCPGCRLGLVLSGETRRWELKSPRDGRWYWSIQSPVYDNRGRIVKAQTIHMDITDRKRREEKISEDADLLRNENIVLRSAMKERYRFENIVGKSRAMQKVYELVVRAAASNAHVIIYGESGTGKELVARAIHNLSNRCEKHFVPVNSGAISEHIIESEFFGYRKGAFTGAEKDKEGFLGTADGGTLFLDEIGDIGPNLQVKLLRAIEGGGYTPVGGTRVVKPDLRIVAATNKDLRRLVERGLMREDFFYRVHIIPIRLPALRDRKEDIPLLVDYFLSAFGGDQQIPPVGGKMMEVFLRHDWPGNVRELQNVLHRYMTLGKIDFTGNALDQTVDSSEPVSFVREASQPCGPLNEVVAGFEKEAILKALEENRWQKSKTAVALGVHRKTLFTKMKKLGIE from the coding sequence ATGAAAAAAAATCCAGGTCCGGATCTGGCCGGACATGACATATTGGGGCAGACAAGCCGAATTCCGGCGGATATGATGTGGTTGCTCGCATTTTCCCGCCTATGCAACCGTGCCATGCTCCATGCCGGTGACAGCACAGAACTTATGGATGCCATCGTAAGCGCGGTGGAGAATCAAACACCTTATCATTCGGTTTGCTTTAAATCTGTTGGTCCCCGTGAACCCGGTTCAGGCAAGGATGACATGGGCACCTTGAAAACCGATGTGGATACCGAACTTCCCAAGCCTGTTCAGGAACGTTTGGGGCTGAAAGGCGGAACCACGGCCGCTGCGTTTTATTTCCCCATACATAATACGTGTGAACAGGCCGTCAATTGCCTGGTTCTCTATGTCCCCGGCGGATATGTGCCCGGTGCTCTGGAAATCGGGGTTTTAGAGGTGCTTTCGGCTGACCTTGGTAAAACCCTGCACCGGCTGAACAAGGATAAAGGCGTTGAGGACCGGATTCTGGAACTGACCCGCCAAAAGGAGATGTACCACAGCGTTTTTGAAAACACCGGCACCGGCACGATCATCATTGATCCGGATATGCTGATTCTTTATGTGAATGCCAAATTTATGGATCTGGTGGGGCTTGAGCGCCATGAAATCGAAAATCGGATGCGGTGGTCCCAGTTTGTGGTGCCCGGCGACAATGAAATGATGCAAAACTATCATTACGGCCGGCGAAAGGGGCGTGACGGTATCCCCACCGAATACGAGTGCCGGATTTTTGCCAAGTCCGGGGATATTCGATACATCGATATGAAGGTGGGCATGATTCCCGGGACCGGCAAAAGTATCGCGTCGTTTATGGACATTACAAAAAGAAAGCTTGCCGAGAATCGCCTGCGGCAAAGCGAGGCCCGGCTTAGTGATATCATTCGTACGTTTGAGGGGTTGATCTATACCACATCCGAAGATTACCGGGTTGAGTTCATGAATGACGCGTTGCAGGAGAAGGCGGGGCGAAGCGGGGTGGGTGAGAAATGCTATCGGGTGGTTCACGGCCTGGAGTCTCCCTGTCCGGGATGCCGGCTTGGGCTGGTCCTGTCCGGTGAAACCCGCCGATGGGAACTCAAAAGTCCCCGGGATGGCCGGTGGTACTGGTCCATTCAATCTCCGGTCTACGACAACCGAGGGCGGATTGTGAAAGCCCAGACCATCCACATGGACATCACAGACAGAAAACGCCGGGAGGAGAAGATCAGCGAAGATGCGGATCTGCTCAGAAATGAAAACATCGTTCTTCGGTCTGCCATGAAAGAACGCTACCGGTTCGAAAACATCGTGGGCAAAAGCCGGGCCATGCAGAAGGTGTATGAACTGGTGGTCCGGGCGGCAGCAAGTAACGCCCATGTGATTATCTATGGCGAATCGGGCACCGGAAAAGAGTTGGTGGCCCGTGCAATTCATAATTTGAGCAACCGGTGTGAAAAACATTTTGTACCCGTTAACAGCGGGGCGATCAGTGAGCATATTATAGAGAGTGAATTCTTCGGTTACCGCAAGGGAGCCTTCACCGGCGCTGAAAAGGATAAGGAGGGGTTTCTCGGCACCGCTGACGGCGGTACCTTGTTCCTAGATGAAATAGGGGATATCGGTCCCAACCTTCAGGTTAAGCTGCTTCGGGCCATTGAAGGCGGCGGGTACACCCCTGTGGGGGGGACCCGGGTGGTTAAGCCAGACCTGAGGATTGTGGCTGCCACAAATAAAGATTTAAGGCGCCTGGTGGAAAGAGGATTGATGCGCGAAGATTTCTTCTACCGGGTCCATATTATTCCCATTCGGCTGCCTGCCCTTCGGGACCGCAAGGAGGATATTCCGCTGCTGGTGGACTATTTTTTATCCGCCTTTGGTGGTGATCAGCAGATTCCTCCTGTGGGGGGCAAAATGATGGAGGTGTTTCTTCGCCATGACTGGCCTGGAAATGTCCGGGAACTTCAGAATGTGCTTCACCGTTATATGACCCTGGGGAAAATTGATTTTACCGGTAATGCTCTGGACCAAACGGTTGACAGCAGCGAACCGGTCTCTTTTGTCCGGGAAGCATCGCAGCCATGCGGACCCTTGAATGAAGTTGTGGCTGGGTTTGAAAAGGAGGCTATTCTGAAAGCGTTGGAAGAAAACCGGTGGCAAAAGTCTAAAACAGCTGTTGCCCTTGGCGTTCACAGAAAAACCTTGTTTACCAAAATGAAAAAATTGGGGATCGAATAG
- a CDS encoding acetyl-CoA hydrolase/transferase C-terminal domain-containing protein: MSLMTEYRQKLSTAPNAVSAVKSGDWVDYGAFLTAPETLDAALAMRIHELNNVKVRALAFPGVAAVAADPGEGRVIYNSWHFSSADRKLHDRGNCHFIPFIYHEGPSHYKQNIKTNVCMLKTAPMDRFGYFNFGIANSFQKSIIENADTVIVEVNENMPCCLGGANESVHLRDVDFVVETDNKPLVTLPDPVISQIDKKIAAMIVSQVEDGSCIQLGIGGMPNAVGKMIAQSDLKDLGVHTEMLADAYLDMYDAGKITNLKKRRDPGRMVYTFALGSDRLYDFLNNNPVCASFSVDYTNKLSHISDNDKTVSINNAIEVDLYGQVSSESSGFRHLTGTGGQFDFAYGAYHAKGGKSFICLSSTVKDRAGNVKSRIRPVFDTGTIVTLPRTITQYVVTEYGMVSLKGKSTWERAEALISIAHPDFRDQLIRNAEKMHIWTMENHSVRPYFVA, encoded by the coding sequence ATGAGCCTCATGACAGAGTACCGGCAAAAGTTGTCAACCGCACCCAATGCCGTATCCGCAGTTAAATCAGGGGACTGGGTTGATTACGGCGCCTTTTTAACCGCACCTGAGACCCTTGATGCCGCATTGGCCATGCGAATCCATGAACTCAATAATGTCAAGGTCAGGGCTCTTGCCTTTCCGGGGGTTGCCGCCGTTGCTGCAGATCCGGGTGAAGGCCGCGTGATTTATAACTCCTGGCACTTCAGCAGCGCAGATAGAAAGCTCCACGACAGAGGGAATTGCCATTTCATTCCCTTTATTTACCATGAAGGTCCCTCCCATTATAAGCAGAATATCAAAACCAACGTCTGTATGCTTAAAACCGCACCCATGGACCGGTTCGGTTATTTTAACTTCGGGATTGCCAACTCCTTTCAAAAGTCAATCATCGAAAATGCAGATACGGTCATTGTGGAAGTCAATGAAAATATGCCCTGCTGCCTGGGAGGGGCCAACGAATCGGTTCACCTTCGTGATGTGGATTTTGTGGTGGAGACCGACAATAAGCCCCTTGTGACCCTGCCTGATCCGGTTATTTCACAGATAGATAAAAAAATTGCAGCAATGATCGTAAGCCAGGTTGAAGACGGCTCCTGCATCCAGCTTGGCATCGGTGGTATGCCCAATGCGGTGGGCAAAATGATTGCCCAGTCAGATCTCAAGGACTTGGGTGTTCACACGGAAATGCTTGCCGATGCCTACCTGGATATGTATGACGCCGGAAAAATCACCAATCTTAAAAAACGCCGTGATCCGGGACGCATGGTCTACACCTTTGCCCTGGGCAGCGACCGTTTGTATGATTTTTTGAACAACAATCCTGTCTGTGCAAGTTTTTCTGTGGATTACACCAACAAGCTGAGCCATATATCTGATAACGACAAGACCGTCTCCATCAATAACGCCATTGAGGTGGATCTTTACGGCCAGGTCTCTTCGGAGTCCTCCGGTTTCAGGCATCTTACCGGCACAGGCGGCCAGTTTGACTTTGCCTACGGCGCCTACCACGCCAAAGGGGGCAAGTCATTTATCTGCCTGAGTTCCACGGTCAAGGACCGGGCCGGCAATGTTAAATCCAGAATCCGGCCTGTGTTTGATACAGGTACCATTGTTACCCTGCCACGAACGATCACCCAGTATGTTGTCACGGAATATGGCATGGTCTCCCTGAAAGGCAAGTCCACCTGGGAACGGGCCGAAGCCCTGATCAGCATTGCTCATCCGGACTTTCGGGACCAATTGATCCGGAATGCCGAGAAGATGCATATCTGGACCATGGAGAACCACTCTGTCAGACCCTATTTCGTGGCCTGA
- a CDS encoding acyl-CoA dehydrogenase produces MAQLIADRRDVDFVLHEQLDVGKLSTHDQFAEFKKKTVDLIVSEARNLAIKEILPLQTISDEGCTFNAGEVKVPEAFHSVYAAYNEGEWLGMTDDPEWGGQGMPHAVAMAANEYFYGACNSFMLYNMLTHGAAKLVEKFGTDEQKQIYLANMLSGKWSGTMLLTEPNAGSDLAAVEATAKPNGDGTYSLFGNKIFISAGEHDMVENIIHPVLARIEGAPEGIAGISLFLAPKFRVNADGTPGEFNDVVCTGIEHKMGLHGNATCSLTLGGKSGCIGTLLGQENKGVAAMFEMMNEARQMVGLQGFANASASYMYALNYARERIQSRELKAPAGSKPVSIIRHPDVKRQLITMKSYVEGLRSLNYFCAMCHDMVAVTTDADEKAHYEYLLEVLTPIIKGYGTDKSFEVCNQGIQIYGGYGFIEEFPVAQLLRDSRIFMLYEGTNGIQSIDLMGRKLSMKKGAAFNALLIEIKKTFAMAKEAEGLEDLTARLEGFFNTYTEVAAELQAKSRSEEFLTAYAFSYPFMEVTGDLAMAWMLLWRAATATANKGKKKKDDMFYDGQIKTARFFINQVISSTAGKLDALKAFDNAVVEMDEAAFGSK; encoded by the coding sequence ATGGCACAATTGATTGCAGATCGAAGGGATGTGGATTTCGTATTACATGAGCAACTGGACGTGGGCAAATTAAGCACCCATGACCAATTTGCCGAGTTCAAGAAAAAGACCGTAGATTTAATCGTAAGCGAAGCCAGAAATCTTGCAATTAAAGAGATCCTGCCCCTTCAGACGATCAGTGACGAAGGCTGCACGTTTAATGCCGGTGAAGTAAAAGTACCCGAGGCCTTTCACAGTGTATACGCCGCCTATAATGAAGGTGAATGGCTGGGGATGACCGATGATCCCGAATGGGGCGGGCAGGGGATGCCCCATGCCGTTGCTATGGCGGCCAACGAGTATTTTTACGGGGCGTGCAACTCCTTTATGCTTTACAACATGCTTACCCACGGCGCAGCCAAGCTTGTGGAGAAATTCGGCACGGATGAGCAAAAGCAGATCTATCTTGCAAATATGCTGTCCGGAAAATGGTCAGGCACCATGCTGTTGACAGAGCCCAATGCGGGGTCCGACCTTGCTGCAGTTGAAGCCACGGCCAAACCCAACGGGGACGGCACCTATTCTCTGTTCGGCAACAAAATTTTCATCTCCGCCGGTGAGCATGACATGGTTGAAAACATCATCCACCCGGTTCTGGCCAGAATCGAAGGGGCTCCCGAAGGCATTGCCGGTATCTCCCTGTTCCTGGCACCCAAGTTCAGGGTAAACGCCGACGGCACCCCGGGGGAATTCAACGATGTGGTCTGTACCGGCATTGAGCACAAAATGGGCCTGCACGGCAATGCCACCTGTTCGCTGACCCTGGGTGGTAAATCCGGATGCATCGGCACCCTTTTGGGCCAGGAAAATAAAGGCGTGGCCGCCATGTTCGAAATGATGAATGAAGCACGTCAGATGGTCGGCCTCCAGGGCTTTGCCAATGCCTCTGCCTCATATATGTATGCGCTTAATTATGCCCGGGAACGGATTCAGTCCCGGGAACTCAAAGCCCCGGCCGGTTCAAAACCGGTCTCCATCATTCGCCATCCGGATGTGAAGCGCCAGCTGATTACCATGAAGTCTTATGTGGAAGGGCTGCGCAGTCTCAATTACTTCTGCGCCATGTGCCATGACATGGTTGCCGTGACCACGGATGCAGACGAGAAAGCCCATTATGAATATTTACTTGAGGTTCTGACTCCCATTATTAAAGGGTATGGCACGGATAAATCCTTTGAGGTGTGCAACCAGGGTATCCAGATCTACGGCGGTTACGGGTTTATTGAGGAGTTCCCCGTGGCCCAGCTGCTCAGGGATTCCAGAATTTTTATGCTGTACGAGGGTACCAACGGTATCCAGTCCATTGATCTCATGGGTCGCAAACTCTCCATGAAAAAAGGCGCGGCTTTCAATGCACTGCTTATAGAGATCAAGAAAACCTTTGCCATGGCCAAAGAAGCCGAAGGTCTTGAAGATCTCACCGCCCGGCTGGAAGGGTTTTTCAATACCTACACAGAGGTGGCCGCCGAACTGCAGGCCAAATCCAGGTCCGAAGAATTTTTGACCGCCTATGCCTTTTCATATCCGTTCATGGAGGTCACAGGCGACCTTGCCATGGCCTGGATGCTGTTATGGCGCGCCGCAACCGCCACAGCCAACAAAGGTAAAAAGAAAAAAGACGACATGTTTTATGACGGACAGATCAAGACCGCCCGGTTTTTTATCAATCAGGTCATTTCCTCAACCGCAGGAAAATTGGATGCCCTTAAGGCATTTGACAATGCAGTCGTTGAGATGGATGAAGCTGCCTTTGGAAGCAAGTAG
- a CDS encoding acetyl-CoA C-acetyltransferase, producing the protein MKDVVIVSGARTAIGSFGGVLKTVSSVDLGAVVIRAAMERAGLRPEVSDEMLAFAPDKLRDRGKTELEEKYGNWNIDAVPVAVDEVIMGNVLQAGQGQSPGRQAMIRAGIPKETYGFTVNKICGSGLKSIAIGASSIMSGQADVVIAGGQESMSNAPMAMPAARWGYRMEVSGKGEIYDLMVYDGLYEIFNGYHMGVTAENIAELYNISRHDQDKLSCLSHARAREAIANGTFKEEIVPVTTRTRKAEVIVDTDERPMETSMEKMAKMKPVFKKDGSVTAGNASGINDGGAAVVMMSADKAKELGLTPYVKIKGFATGGVDPAYMGLGPIPAVRRVLKSTGMSIKDMDIIELNEAFAAQALGCMIELDIDPEFANQLGSGISLGHPIGCTGARQMVTLIHEMKRKGYGTGLVSMCIGGGMGMAMVVENVSK; encoded by the coding sequence ATGAAAGATGTTGTAATTGTTAGCGGTGCCCGTACTGCCATCGGCAGTTTCGGCGGGGTGCTGAAAACCGTCTCATCCGTGGATTTGGGTGCCGTGGTGATCCGGGCTGCCATGGAAAGGGCAGGGCTCCGGCCCGAGGTCAGTGACGAGATGCTGGCCTTTGCACCGGATAAACTCAGGGACCGGGGCAAGACCGAGCTGGAAGAAAAATATGGAAACTGGAACATTGATGCCGTCCCCGTTGCGGTGGATGAGGTGATCATGGGTAATGTGCTCCAGGCAGGACAGGGCCAAAGTCCCGGCAGGCAGGCCATGATCCGGGCGGGGATTCCCAAGGAAACCTATGGCTTTACGGTGAATAAAATATGCGGGTCAGGGCTCAAATCCATTGCCATTGGCGCTTCCTCCATCATGAGCGGCCAGGCCGATGTGGTGATTGCCGGCGGCCAGGAGAGTATGAGTAACGCTCCCATGGCCATGCCGGCTGCCCGGTGGGGATATCGCATGGAGGTCTCCGGAAAAGGGGAGATCTATGACCTGATGGTCTACGATGGCCTCTATGAGATTTTTAACGGATATCACATGGGCGTGACGGCTGAAAATATTGCCGAACTTTACAATATCTCCCGGCATGACCAGGATAAACTCTCCTGCCTGAGCCATGCAAGGGCCCGTGAAGCCATTGCAAACGGCACGTTCAAAGAAGAGATTGTTCCGGTGACCACCCGTACCCGCAAGGCCGAGGTGATTGTCGACACCGATGAGCGGCCTATGGAAACCTCCATGGAAAAGATGGCCAAGATGAAACCGGTGTTTAAAAAGGACGGGTCTGTCACGGCGGGCAATGCATCGGGAATCAATGACGGCGGCGCGGCCGTTGTTATGATGAGTGCAGACAAGGCCAAGGAATTGGGGCTGACACCCTATGTCAAGATCAAAGGGTTCGCCACCGGCGGTGTGGACCCGGCATATATGGGACTGGGACCGATTCCTGCCGTTCGCCGGGTGTTGAAATCCACCGGTATGTCCATCAAAGACATGGACATCATTGAGCTGAACGAGGCATTTGCCGCCCAGGCGTTGGGGTGCATGATCGAGCTGGACATTGATCCTGAATTTGCCAACCAGCTGGGCAGCGGCATTTCCCTGGGGCACCCCATTGGGTGCACAGGCGCCCGGCAGATGGTTACCCTGATCCATGAGATGAAACGCAAAGGCTACGGCACAGGGCTTGTGTCCATGTGTATTGGCGGGGGTATGGGAATGGCCATGGTCGTGGAGAATGTGAGCAAATAA
- a CDS encoding 3-hydroxybutyryl-CoA dehydrogenase, whose protein sequence is MKQICVIGAGTMGAGIAQVFAVNGYMVVLRDIKQEFVNNGISIISKNLTRMASKGKLEEVMIQPILGRIIGTTDSESAQDCDLVVEAAVENMKIKKQIFSELDSICKPSTILATNTSSLSIAEVATATKRPDKVIGMHFFNPAPVMALIEIIKGVATSDETFDAVKALALDLGKEPVQVDEAPGFVVNRILIPMINEAAAIYAEGVASAQDIDTAMKLGANHPIGPLALGDLVGLDVCLAIMDVLYDEFKDSKYRATPLLRKYVRAGRLGRKSGQGFYEY, encoded by the coding sequence ATGAAACAAATATGTGTAATCGGTGCCGGCACCATGGGTGCCGGCATTGCCCAAGTGTTTGCCGTCAATGGCTATATGGTGGTGTTACGGGATATTAAGCAGGAATTTGTTAACAACGGCATTTCGATCATTTCTAAAAATTTGACTCGCATGGCATCCAAGGGAAAACTGGAAGAGGTGATGATCCAGCCGATTCTTGGCCGGATTATCGGTACCACAGATTCCGAAAGTGCCCAGGATTGCGATCTTGTGGTGGAAGCTGCCGTGGAAAATATGAAGATCAAAAAGCAGATTTTCAGTGAGCTTGACAGCATTTGCAAGCCGTCAACCATCCTGGCCACCAACACGTCGTCCCTTTCCATTGCCGAGGTGGCCACGGCGACCAAACGTCCGGACAAGGTAATCGGGATGCACTTTTTTAACCCGGCACCTGTCATGGCCCTCATTGAGATCATCAAAGGGGTCGCCACATCCGACGAAACTTTTGACGCGGTAAAGGCCTTGGCCCTGGATCTTGGCAAAGAACCGGTGCAGGTGGATGAAGCCCCGGGATTTGTGGTGAACCGCATATTGATTCCCATGATCAACGAAGCGGCTGCCATTTATGCCGAAGGCGTTGCCAGTGCCCAGGATATTGATACGGCCATGAAACTGGGTGCCAACCACCCCATCGGCCCCCTTGCATTGGGAGACCTGGTCGGCCTGGACGTCTGTCTGGCCATCATGGATGTGCTTTACGACGAGTTTAAGGATTCCAAGTACAGGGCGACCCCCCTGCTGCGAAAATATGTCCGTGCCGGTCGGCTCGGTCGAAAAAGCGGCCAAGGGTTTTATGAGTATTAA
- a CDS encoding hydrogenase small subunit has product MDTNSSNDFYERLEAKGVSRRDFLKYCTALTATMGLSYSFVGEVAAKIEKAAALRPPVVWLHFSECTGCSEAFLRTPDVGGIILETISVEYHETIMVASGEQAEQNLHHAVEEYKGKFICIVEGAIGTSHKGSYGRVSGKTFLEIAKEVIPKAAATICVGTCSAYGGISAAAPNPGGYKGVKDAIGVDTINLPGCPFNPLNLLGTILKYLNNEEMELDDYGRPMFAYGETVHDNCPRLEHYENDEFVEEFGSKEARLGYCLYKLGCKGPNTYNNCPTAKFNDATSFPIQAGHPCIGCSEPDFWDEFTPFYEES; this is encoded by the coding sequence ATGGACACCAATTCCAGTAACGATTTTTATGAAAGATTAGAAGCAAAAGGGGTCTCACGAAGAGATTTTCTCAAGTACTGTACAGCCCTGACTGCTACCATGGGTTTGTCATACTCATTTGTGGGGGAAGTGGCTGCAAAGATTGAAAAAGCCGCTGCCTTGCGTCCCCCGGTGGTGTGGCTGCACTTTTCTGAATGTACCGGATGTTCAGAAGCATTTTTAAGGACTCCGGATGTGGGCGGCATCATCCTGGAAACCATTTCCGTAGAATACCATGAAACCATCATGGTTGCCTCCGGTGAACAGGCAGAACAAAACCTGCACCATGCTGTTGAAGAATATAAAGGCAAATTTATCTGCATTGTGGAAGGTGCGATTGGTACCAGCCACAAAGGCTCTTATGGCAGAGTTTCCGGCAAAACATTTTTGGAAATTGCCAAGGAAGTCATTCCAAAAGCGGCGGCAACCATCTGTGTGGGAACCTGTTCCGCATACGGCGGCATCTCTGCTGCTGCACCCAACCCCGGTGGGTATAAAGGCGTAAAAGATGCCATCGGTGTTGATACCATCAATCTGCCGGGCTGTCCCTTCAATCCTTTGAATCTGCTTGGCACCATCCTCAAGTATCTTAACAACGAAGAGATGGAACTCGATGATTACGGCAGACCCATGTTCGCTTATGGGGAAACCGTCCATGATAACTGTCCTCGTCTCGAACATTATGAAAACGATGAATTCGTCGAGGAATTTGGTTCCAAAGAAGCCAGGCTTGGCTACTGTCTGTATAAATTAGGCTGTAAAGGCCCCAATACCTATAATAATTGTCCTACCGCGAAATTTAACGACGCCACAAGTTTTCCCATTCAGGCAGGCCATCCCTGCATTGGCTGCAGTGAGCCTGACTTCTGGGATGAATTTACGCCGTTTTATGAGGAAAGCTAA